A single window of Vibrio campbellii CAIM 519 = NBRC 15631 = ATCC 25920 DNA harbors:
- a CDS encoding GFA family protein, translating into MEVLKGSCLCGKVKLEVADEFKYMGNCHCSECRKFTGSDYSSAGGIALDKLIVIEGAEHIQTYQKSANTELSFCRHCGSSLYSKKNNGLVNIRLGILDDTPCDKPSFHIFVGSNAPWNEITDDLKQFEAAPKL; encoded by the coding sequence ATGGAAGTACTCAAAGGCTCATGTCTATGTGGCAAGGTAAAACTCGAAGTGGCGGATGAATTCAAATACATGGGTAATTGTCATTGCTCTGAATGCCGCAAATTTACCGGATCCGATTACTCGTCAGCGGGTGGCATTGCATTGGATAAACTGATTGTGATTGAGGGCGCGGAACACATCCAAACCTATCAGAAGAGCGCCAATACCGAACTCTCATTCTGCCGTCACTGCGGCTCTAGCCTTTACTCGAAGAAGAACAACGGTTTAGTGAATATTCGTCTAGGCATCCTTGATGATACCCCTTGTGACAAACCCAGCTTTCATATTTTTGTGGGCTCTAATGCACCGTGGAATGAGATTACTGATGACCTTAAGCAATTTGAAGCTGCGCCTAAGCTATAA
- a CDS encoding DUF3012 domain-containing protein yields MKKLVMLLLAATALTACSDEVGTEAWCKDMREKPKTEWTTDNAVDFAKHCVLQDGIGSEQWCEDLKEKPKGEWTANEATGFAKHCVF; encoded by the coding sequence ATGAAAAAACTGGTAATGCTACTGCTAGCGGCAACAGCGCTAACAGCATGTTCTGACGAAGTAGGTACAGAAGCTTGGTGTAAAGACATGCGTGAAAAGCCAAAGACAGAATGGACAACAGACAACGCAGTTGATTTCGCGAAGCATTGTGTTCTGCAAGATGGCATCGGTAGCGAGCAGTGGTGTGAAGACCTAAAAGAAAAACCAAAAGGTGAATGGACGGCAAACGAAGCAACAGGTTTTGCTAAGCACTGCGTGTTCTAG
- the fni gene encoding type 2 isopentenyl-diphosphate Delta-isomerase produces the protein MAPQSNRKDLHLDAVLHHDMNMKNKTAGFEYVEFEHCALPECDFNAIDLSSEFLGHSLALPFLISSMTGGAKDAEIINCRLAEAASEMGIAMGVGSQRVSLEDSLHSGLGKTIRDLAKGVPLYSNLGAAQLRDQQRLDNAQRAVDFIQADALFVHLNPMQEAFQQNGDHDWVGVLKSIEQLKQRVDVPMIIKEVGFGISGTVAKQLVEAGVDAIDVAGAGGTSWSAVEGYCQTDNKMQRAAELFRDWGIPTAQCLEQIRTQYPDLPLIASGGVYNGLEAAKAVHLGANLVGQAGAVLKAATISTESIVEHFEQMALELRLACFGTGSANLRALTQARRL, from the coding sequence ATGGCTCCGCAATCTAATCGCAAAGACTTACATCTTGATGCTGTTTTACATCATGACATGAACATGAAAAACAAAACGGCGGGCTTTGAGTATGTCGAGTTTGAGCATTGCGCTTTGCCTGAATGTGACTTTAACGCCATCGATCTTTCGAGTGAGTTCCTTGGTCACTCATTGGCACTGCCATTTTTGATCAGTTCAATGACTGGTGGCGCAAAAGATGCAGAGATCATTAACTGCCGTTTGGCAGAAGCAGCCAGTGAAATGGGCATTGCGATGGGGGTTGGCTCGCAGCGAGTGAGCCTAGAAGACAGCCTTCACTCAGGTTTGGGCAAAACCATTCGTGATCTCGCTAAAGGCGTGCCTTTGTATTCCAACTTGGGTGCTGCCCAACTGAGAGACCAACAACGTCTCGACAACGCCCAACGTGCGGTGGACTTTATCCAAGCGGACGCTTTATTTGTGCATCTCAACCCTATGCAAGAAGCCTTTCAGCAGAATGGTGATCATGATTGGGTTGGTGTACTTAAATCGATTGAGCAACTAAAACAGCGCGTCGATGTACCGATGATCATCAAAGAGGTCGGCTTTGGCATCAGTGGCACGGTAGCAAAACAACTTGTCGAAGCTGGCGTGGATGCGATTGATGTTGCCGGTGCTGGTGGCACAAGTTGGTCTGCAGTTGAGGGTTACTGTCAGACAGACAACAAAATGCAGCGCGCAGCCGAATTATTCCGTGATTGGGGTATTCCAACGGCTCAGTGCCTAGAGCAAATTCGCACCCAATACCCAGACTTACCTTTAATTGCTTCCGGTGGCGTGTATAACGGCTTAGAAGCTGCGAAAGCGGTACATCTTGGCGCCAACCTTGTTGGACAAGCCGGAGCGGTGTTAAAAGCAGCAACCATCAGCACAGAGTCTATCGTCGAGCACTTTGAACAAATGGCATTAGAGCTGCGTTTAGCGTGCTTTGGTACAGGTTCTGCGAATCTTCGAGCACTGACTCAAGCTCGTCGTCTTTAA
- a CDS encoding cation:proton antiporter yields MQVGNEALVLSAVGVIGLGCQWLAWRMRLPAILFLLLAGIIVGPILQWLNPDEILGGLLFPLVSLAVAVILFEGSLTLNFKEIRGVSGSVWSIVSVGAIISWVATSVATHYFLNFTWELSILFASLTVVTGPTVIVPLLRTVRPTSKLANILRWEGILIDPLGALFVVMVYEFIVSHNAVNSAEVFATIIAVGLIIGALSGAAVATILRRAWLPEYLQPFAVLMVVLGVFSISNQMESEAGLLAVTVMGMWLANAKGINIQQILHFKEHLTILLITGLFIFLAARISLDDFAALGSGAVLLFVFMQLVSRPLSIFVSTIRSNLTFKDKLFLSWVAPRGIVAASISSLFAIKLTEYGISEAMLLVPMTFMVIIGTVVLQSATARPVAKALGVAEPAPRGFLLIGANRVAQEIGKALARYDRKVLLTDSNWDYISQVRMLGLDHYYGNPISSHADDNLNLIGIGQVVALTPDQHFNIMACMQFVGEFGEDKVHCLQKNKTNGSEKHSVAEEYHGKLLMGGNVSYAQMASLLSQGAEIKHTKLSESFIYQDYLEHHKDNLVIPLFHVEEKGRIQFCDDPDQFTPPITSTVVALIQSVDTQ; encoded by the coding sequence ATGCAAGTGGGCAACGAAGCGCTGGTGCTGTCGGCGGTTGGGGTAATAGGTTTAGGTTGTCAGTGGTTAGCGTGGCGAATGCGCTTGCCTGCCATTCTCTTCTTACTGTTAGCGGGCATCATTGTTGGTCCGATCCTGCAATGGCTCAACCCAGACGAGATTCTTGGGGGCTTACTTTTCCCCTTAGTTTCCCTCGCGGTGGCAGTGATTCTGTTTGAGGGCAGTTTAACCCTGAATTTTAAAGAAATTCGCGGCGTAAGTGGCTCCGTTTGGAGCATCGTCTCTGTCGGTGCAATCATTTCTTGGGTGGCCACCAGTGTGGCAACGCACTACTTTCTTAATTTTACTTGGGAGCTTTCAATCTTGTTCGCCAGTTTAACCGTGGTTACTGGTCCAACGGTGATTGTGCCGTTGCTGCGAACCGTACGGCCAACCTCAAAACTGGCCAATATTCTGCGTTGGGAAGGCATACTCATTGACCCGTTAGGTGCGCTGTTTGTGGTGATGGTGTACGAATTTATTGTTTCGCACAATGCGGTGAATAGCGCTGAGGTGTTTGCTACTATCATTGCGGTAGGTTTGATTATTGGTGCTTTGTCTGGTGCTGCTGTGGCCACCATTTTGCGTAGAGCTTGGTTGCCGGAGTACCTTCAGCCGTTTGCGGTATTGATGGTGGTACTCGGTGTGTTCTCGATCTCTAATCAGATGGAATCGGAAGCGGGCCTACTGGCGGTCACCGTGATGGGGATGTGGTTAGCGAACGCTAAGGGCATCAACATTCAGCAGATCCTCCACTTCAAAGAGCACTTAACCATCTTGTTGATCACCGGATTGTTCATCTTCCTAGCGGCACGCATCAGTCTGGATGATTTCGCGGCGCTTGGTAGCGGTGCGGTGTTGCTGTTTGTTTTCATGCAGTTGGTGTCACGTCCACTTTCGATTTTCGTTTCAACCATTCGTAGTAACCTAACCTTCAAAGATAAGCTGTTCCTCTCTTGGGTTGCGCCGCGCGGTATTGTTGCAGCATCCATTTCGTCTCTGTTTGCCATAAAGCTAACAGAATATGGCATTTCAGAAGCCATGCTGTTAGTACCAATGACCTTTATGGTGATCATCGGTACGGTAGTGTTGCAAAGTGCGACGGCTCGGCCTGTTGCGAAAGCGTTGGGAGTTGCTGAACCGGCGCCAAGAGGCTTCCTATTGATTGGCGCAAACCGAGTGGCGCAAGAGATAGGTAAAGCGCTGGCGAGATACGATCGCAAAGTTCTGCTCACCGATTCGAACTGGGACTACATTAGCCAAGTTCGCATGTTGGGCCTAGACCATTACTACGGCAATCCGATTTCCAGCCACGCCGATGACAACTTGAACCTAATTGGTATCGGTCAAGTGGTGGCACTTACGCCAGATCAACATTTCAACATCATGGCTTGTATGCAGTTTGTCGGCGAGTTTGGCGAAGATAAAGTACATTGTCTGCAGAAAAACAAAACCAACGGCAGTGAAAAACACTCGGTTGCGGAAGAGTATCACGGCAAACTGCTGATGGGTGGCAATGTCAGTTACGCCCAAATGGCCAGTTTGTTGAGCCAAGGTGCAGAAATCAAACACACCAAACTAAGTGAGAGTTTTATCTACCAAGATTACCTTGAGCACCACAAAGACAATCTGGTGATTCCGCTTTTCCATGTTGAAGAGAAAGGCAGAATTCAATTCTGTGATGATCCAGACCAGTTCACGCCACCTATAACCAGCACGGTGGTGGCGCTTATTCAATCGGTCGATACTCAATAG
- a CDS encoding DUF2339 domain-containing protein: MQQLFISLAVILAIFAMLITLKAVSRISRLEDEVSRLHKELAELRARWFEKGASPTFKPEQHDDPQSQHVPTLTENATQPNKPTPVPKSKSEVTPLAAKQTPQPIVEPSLPSADEVHIGELAQSSESVFEKQANKLLTNIQENWLVWVGALAMLIGGGYLVQVIGSHIEFSPIMRVTIAFSISLATVIAGEWFHRREQKSPDRAERAKDFTYVPAAITGTGLTGIYCTVIFAFVFYQLLSPGASLVILAGAAFSSLALSLRQGPLMAVLGLIGGYSAPLWIGGAEPNYYLLAGYITAISVAATLLMQKIRHAWISPSITVPHILWMLLLIESMPIEQLFSWLAIFLSLSLYLLFAVPRMGWILKPRYRHCQGRWTHPPTGIALAITLLVLSALARMSSVDTAEMIYFYAFFTAMIWLPAARKTWSLRIYLPSILVPSTAIMLLSIALESIYMAEGQTPVLVALGISIVLIALRTLFQTLAGDRSQLTGILFLVLAPAMTLITLLYTYEFMSRHVLGWTLFTASIAVYYAMLGQRFRALALECSAIMHAIIAGTALVWLTDTWLTTAISIQVAVMALQTQANVFRPANWAVKVAMSILVVRLTLLPFIPEWQPVNAGHWAWVLISYLPSLVILAYARTLLHRSDTELANWFEGAFLHVFLVAVFTQTNFWLTGQYGYLGYIDFTSAIVFANQALVMGLVYSYRSQFAQQLKRVYQAYSYLLWGTFFVLMMLLNSLESPLIVNNVSAESMPVFNMLSLGWLLPAIVLFVTTYKRWNTLQIPRPVVTSFGFILAAVWLGMSIRQFWQPISMTLAQPTGMAELFTYSIAGLIVGGLLTWVGATRKAMTIQRIGLAVLACVALKVFLWDVRSLDGFWRAISFLGLGASLIGLGWLFQKLHRSVAEPVEHAE; the protein is encoded by the coding sequence GTGCAGCAGTTGTTTATCTCATTAGCGGTTATCTTGGCGATTTTCGCCATGCTCATCACGTTGAAAGCCGTCAGTCGAATATCGAGGCTAGAGGACGAAGTGTCTCGGCTGCATAAAGAGCTGGCAGAGCTCCGTGCGCGTTGGTTTGAGAAAGGCGCATCGCCGACTTTTAAACCTGAGCAACACGATGATCCTCAGTCACAACATGTTCCAACGCTAACTGAAAACGCGACACAACCCAATAAACCGACGCCTGTACCGAAGTCTAAGTCGGAAGTTACGCCTTTAGCAGCTAAACAAACGCCACAGCCAATTGTTGAACCGAGCCTCCCTTCAGCCGATGAAGTTCATATCGGTGAGCTGGCGCAGAGCAGTGAATCCGTGTTCGAGAAACAAGCCAATAAACTGCTGACCAACATCCAAGAAAACTGGTTGGTTTGGGTTGGTGCTCTCGCCATGTTGATTGGTGGCGGTTACCTCGTACAAGTGATTGGCAGCCACATTGAATTCTCTCCAATCATGCGCGTGACCATCGCATTCTCCATCTCTCTTGCTACCGTGATAGCAGGTGAATGGTTCCACCGCCGTGAACAAAAATCCCCAGACCGAGCAGAACGAGCAAAAGACTTTACCTACGTTCCTGCCGCCATTACCGGAACAGGGTTAACTGGCATCTACTGCACGGTGATCTTTGCGTTTGTCTTCTATCAGCTCTTATCACCAGGTGCATCACTGGTTATCTTGGCGGGCGCGGCATTTTCGAGCTTAGCGCTTTCTCTGCGCCAAGGGCCTTTGATGGCCGTGCTCGGCTTAATCGGTGGTTACTCAGCACCACTTTGGATTGGCGGTGCAGAGCCCAACTATTACTTACTCGCGGGCTACATCACTGCAATTTCAGTTGCCGCAACACTACTGATGCAAAAGATCCGACACGCTTGGATTTCACCATCGATTACCGTGCCGCATATTTTGTGGATGCTGTTACTGATTGAGAGCATGCCGATAGAGCAACTTTTCTCATGGCTTGCGATCTTCCTTTCTCTGAGTTTGTACCTGCTGTTTGCGGTGCCAAGAATGGGTTGGATACTCAAACCCCGTTACCGTCATTGCCAAGGCAGATGGACGCATCCACCGACAGGTATTGCTCTCGCGATTACCTTGTTAGTGCTGTCGGCACTGGCTCGCATGTCTAGCGTTGATACCGCTGAGATGATTTACTTCTATGCCTTCTTTACTGCCATGATTTGGCTACCCGCCGCTCGTAAAACTTGGTCGTTAAGAATCTATTTACCATCAATATTGGTGCCTTCTACCGCGATCATGCTGCTTTCTATTGCGCTTGAATCTATCTATATGGCTGAAGGACAAACGCCAGTACTGGTCGCGCTCGGCATTAGTATTGTGTTGATTGCACTGCGAACATTATTCCAGACACTGGCAGGTGACCGCTCTCAACTGACAGGCATTCTCTTCCTTGTGCTCGCCCCTGCGATGACCTTGATTACCCTGCTGTACACCTACGAGTTTATGAGCCGTCATGTTTTAGGTTGGACACTCTTCACCGCTTCAATTGCGGTTTACTACGCCATGCTCGGACAAAGGTTCAGAGCGCTGGCACTGGAATGCTCTGCCATCATGCATGCCATCATTGCTGGAACCGCTCTCGTTTGGCTGACTGACACATGGCTCACGACAGCAATTTCGATTCAAGTGGCGGTTATGGCGTTGCAGACTCAAGCCAATGTTTTTCGCCCAGCGAATTGGGCAGTGAAAGTCGCAATGAGCATCTTAGTCGTACGTCTTACGCTGTTACCGTTTATTCCAGAGTGGCAGCCTGTTAATGCGGGACACTGGGCTTGGGTGCTGATCAGTTACCTGCCTTCTTTGGTGATTCTTGCTTACGCTCGCACTCTGTTACATCGCTCAGATACAGAACTCGCCAATTGGTTTGAAGGGGCGTTCTTACACGTCTTCTTGGTGGCGGTGTTCACCCAGACCAACTTCTGGCTGACGGGGCAATACGGCTATCTTGGCTACATCGATTTCACTTCGGCGATTGTGTTTGCTAACCAAGCACTAGTGATGGGGTTGGTTTACAGCTATCGCAGCCAGTTTGCACAGCAACTAAAGCGCGTTTATCAAGCTTACAGCTACCTACTTTGGGGCACTTTTTTTGTGCTGATGATGTTGCTCAATAGCCTCGAATCACCGTTGATAGTCAATAATGTTTCCGCGGAATCCATGCCTGTGTTCAACATGCTGTCTCTTGGCTGGTTGCTGCCGGCGATTGTTTTGTTCGTAACCACTTACAAGCGTTGGAACACATTGCAAATCCCACGTCCTGTGGTCACTAGCTTTGGTTTTATCTTGGCGGCCGTTTGGCTAGGTATGTCGATTCGCCAGTTCTGGCAACCTATCTCTATGACGCTCGCTCAGCCGACTGGCATGGCAGAGCTGTTTACTTACTCAATTGCTGGTTTGATTGTCGGCGGCTTGCTGACTTGGGTTGGCGCAACCCGCAAAGCGATGACGATTCAACGCATTGGCCTAGCCGTGTTGGCGTGCGTCGCGCTTAAGGTGTTCTTGTGGGATGTTCGCTCATTGGATGGCTTCTGGCGTGCGATCAGCTTCTTGGGTCTAGGCGCATCACTGATTGGATTAGGATGGTTATTCCAAAAACTCCACCGCTCGGTCGCAGAGCCTGTCGAGCACGCGGAATAG